A genomic stretch from Anabrus simplex isolate iqAnaSimp1 chromosome 2, ASM4041472v1, whole genome shotgun sequence includes:
- the LOC136864505 gene encoding NECAP-like protein CG9132 isoform X2 — protein sequence MYRRAADWNLNEPQWTGRLRLVAKDKECILKLEDKNTGELFAKCPIDTYPGVAIEAVTDSSRYFVIRIQDDNGRSAFIGVGFSDRSDSFDLNVALQDHFKWLKKSEEIEKEKEVPKQELDLRFKEGETIKINMKITKKDGSEVTSKPKARPNLGSGILPPPPGGVKIAPPPAVGLRTTPTSSPSHTAQAPGSNADLLLDVGSVDAPSAASTVSPQNIPQTRPAGAESWGDFTSAAQQGGPPGGANWVQF from the exons ATGTACAGAAG AGCAGCTGACTGGAATCTTAATGAACCACAATGGACTGGCAGACTTCGATTGGTAGCCAAAGACAAGGAATGCATCTTAAAACTGGAAGACAAAAACACTGGAGAACTGTTTGCTAAATGCCCAATTGACACATACCCAGGCGTTGCAATAGAAGCTGTCACAGATTCCTCTCGCTATTTTGTGATCAGGATTCAGGATGATAATG GTAGATCAGCATTTATTGGGGTTGGTTTTTCGGACCGTTCAGATAGTTTTGACTTGAATGTTGCACTTCAAGATCACTTTAAGTGGCTTAAAAAATCAGAGGAGattgaaaaagaaaaggaagttcCTAAACAAGAATTGGATCTACGATTCAAGGAAGGAGAAACAATAAAGATAAATATGAAAATTACG AAAAAGGATGGGAGTGAAGTAACTAGCAAGCCTAAAGCTAGGCCTAATCTTGGTTCAGGAATTCTTCCGCCACCACCTGGTGGAGTGAAAATAGCACCACCACCAGCAGTTGGTCTGAGAACAACTCCTACTTCATCACCTTCACATACTGCACAAGCTCCTGGAAGTAATGCTGACCTGCTTTTGGATGTTGGAAGTGTTGATGCTCCATCTGCAGCTTCAACTGTCTCTCCTCAAAATATTCCTCAGACTAGACCTGCTGGTGCAGAGTCCTGGGGTGACTTCACTAGTGCTGCTCAACAAGG
- the LOC136864505 gene encoding NECAP-like protein CG9132 isoform X1 yields the protein METYESVLLVKSEVFVFKIPPRTTNRGYRAADWNLNEPQWTGRLRLVAKDKECILKLEDKNTGELFAKCPIDTYPGVAIEAVTDSSRYFVIRIQDDNGRSAFIGVGFSDRSDSFDLNVALQDHFKWLKKSEEIEKEKEVPKQELDLRFKEGETIKINMKITKKDGSEVTSKPKARPNLGSGILPPPPGGVKIAPPPAVGLRTTPTSSPSHTAQAPGSNADLLLDVGSVDAPSAASTVSPQNIPQTRPAGAESWGDFTSAAQQGGPPGGANWVQF from the exons ATGGAGACCTATGAGAGTGTATTGCTTGTGAAATCAGAGGTGTTTGTATTTAAAATACCTCCTCGAACTACTAATAGAGGATACAG AGCAGCTGACTGGAATCTTAATGAACCACAATGGACTGGCAGACTTCGATTGGTAGCCAAAGACAAGGAATGCATCTTAAAACTGGAAGACAAAAACACTGGAGAACTGTTTGCTAAATGCCCAATTGACACATACCCAGGCGTTGCAATAGAAGCTGTCACAGATTCCTCTCGCTATTTTGTGATCAGGATTCAGGATGATAATG GTAGATCAGCATTTATTGGGGTTGGTTTTTCGGACCGTTCAGATAGTTTTGACTTGAATGTTGCACTTCAAGATCACTTTAAGTGGCTTAAAAAATCAGAGGAGattgaaaaagaaaaggaagttcCTAAACAAGAATTGGATCTACGATTCAAGGAAGGAGAAACAATAAAGATAAATATGAAAATTACG AAAAAGGATGGGAGTGAAGTAACTAGCAAGCCTAAAGCTAGGCCTAATCTTGGTTCAGGAATTCTTCCGCCACCACCTGGTGGAGTGAAAATAGCACCACCACCAGCAGTTGGTCTGAGAACAACTCCTACTTCATCACCTTCACATACTGCACAAGCTCCTGGAAGTAATGCTGACCTGCTTTTGGATGTTGGAAGTGTTGATGCTCCATCTGCAGCTTCAACTGTCTCTCCTCAAAATATTCCTCAGACTAGACCTGCTGGTGCAGAGTCCTGGGGTGACTTCACTAGTGCTGCTCAACAAGG